The region ATGCTCGGACGCGTCGATTTATGCATGTTTTGCCGCGAACCGTTGACGCTAGACCGCGAGCTTGAGGGAAAAGAGTTTGACGAAAAGTACAACAAAAAAAGAAAAAGCTGATAGCCGCCTTGTGCTATCAGCTTTTTTAATGCGAATGCGCCGGCGCCCCGCTTTTTTGACAGTCAGGGCATATTCCGTACACTTCCATGCGATGATGGTCGACCTTAAAGCCGGTGACGTGAGCGGCAAGCTGCTCGACTTCATCAAGCGCTGGATAGTGGAAGTCGACAATTTTGCCGCACTCTTCACAGATGACATGATAATGATTGGAAGTGACGAAGTCAAACCGGCTTGACGAATCGCCGTACGTCAGCTCTTTGACAAGCCCGATTTCCTTAAAGACGCGCAAGTTATTGTAGACGGTAGCTACACTCATGTTTGGGAATTTCCCTTCCAGCGCTTTGTATATTTCATCAGCCGTCGGATGGGACATCGAGCTGATCAAATACTCCAATATCGCATGACGCTGCGGCGTGATGCGTATGCCAGTCTTTTTCAGCATGTCAAGCGCTTCCTTCAGTTGCTCGTTGTCAGACACCGTCATGCACCTCACTCTCTGTTCAAAGGTGAAAAAAATTATCACTTTATAATATTTATAATTAGTCTACAAAGAATACATGCCATTTGTCAATATAGATGCCATTAATATATGGGCTCAGACATCATTTTAACAAAAAAAGGAGGCGGAAATTGTTTCCGCCTCTTATGTCATTCATTTGAGGAGGTTACTATGTATCATACGCAAAACGATGCACATTGTTTGGACGCTTACCTAGATGACGCTAGTCGGGCGACTTCGGCAAGCACCTCATCGACATGCCCCTTCACTTTCACCCCGCGCCATTCTTGGACCAACGTTCCGTCGGGGGCGATAATGAACGTCGAACGTTCAATACCCATATACTCTTTGCCAAAATTTTTCTTTTTCTTCCATACCCTATACATCTCTGCCACTTCATGTTGCTCATCGGAAAGAAGCAAAAACGGCAACTCATACTTTTCGATAAACGCCTTATGCCGCTTCATCGGGTCGGTGCTCACTCCTAAAATGACGGCGTTCAACTCAGCGAACTGCGCATGGCGACCGCGAAAGTCGCACGCTTCGGCTGTGCATCCCGGGGTCATGTCTTTTGGATAAAAGTAAAGCACCACATACCGGCCGCGAAAATCAGACAGCGAAACCATTTTCCCATTGCTTGCCGGCAAGGTGAAATCTAGAGCTGGCTGGCCAATGGCAATCGTCATGTCGTTCCCCCCGTCTTCTTCGTTTTCTTTTAGCGTAGCGAAGACGGAGGGAAATTGCAACTCATATCAGCGATGATCCCAGTCAAACACGGTGCGCGTCACGATGACAGCGGGCATAATGTAGCCGAGCAGCGCCTCAGCGATGGCAATCCATCGCCCGACGCCGATCGGCGTCACATCGCCGTATCCGACCGACAAAAGCGTCATGCCGCTTAAATACAAGCTGTCTTCAAGCAGCGACAAACGATCTTTCGATGCGCTATTTGGGGATGGGGTAAACACGGCATGGCCGTTCGCTTGCAAAATCATATAAATCATGGCAAAACCGAGCAACATCGTTAAATACCATTGGACGAGAACCCATAAGCTATCGAGTGACAGGCGATGCGTCGCTTGCACGCGCACTGTCCAAAGCGAGGTGATGCTGCCGAGCAGTACGGCGGCAACAACGCCAAGGAAGGCGTAATCCATCACGTTCCCCCCATTTTTGTCCGTCGTTCATATATACGCGGACAACCGGGTGATTATACCGCATGACCCTCCGCCCCCTGCTTGAATCGGCAGCACTCCTGTATTCCACCGGATCGCCCGACCTGTTTGGCAAGCCAGCGTCCCGTCGGACGAAGCCAATCGTTGCGCTTTACTAAGCAAAATAGCGCGCCAATACACCTTTTAACGTCGCAGCGCTGCGGCGGAACCATTTTTTCTCCTCCTCGTCAAGTTCAATTTCAATCACTTCGCGGATGCCGTTTCGGTTGATCACAGCAGGCACACCGATGTAGACATCGCGCTCGCCGTATGGGCCGTCCAAGTAAGCGGAAACAGTCAAAATCGCATTTTCATTATGCAAAATGGCGCGCGTCACGCGGGCAAGCCCCATCGCAATCCCGTAGTACGTCGCTCCTTTTTTCTCAATAATTTGGTAGGCGGCATCGCGCACGTTGACGAAAATGCGTTCGAGCTCTTTTCGCGCTTCTTCCCCTTTGGACTCAACCAGCTTGCGGATCGGCACGCCGCCGATATCAGCCTGGCTCCAGACCGGTAGCTCAGTGTCGCCGTGTTCGCCGATAATATAGGCGTGCACGTTCGTCGGGGCGACAGCGAAATAGTCGCCCAACAAAAAGCGAAACCGCGCCGTGTCCAAAATCGTTCCGGAACCGATCACCCGCTCGTGCGGCAGGCCGCTGAACTTCCACGTCGCATACGTTAAAATGTCAACCGGGTTGGTGGCGACAAGAAACAGTCCTTGAAATCCGGATGCCATGACCGACTCAACGATCGAGCGGAAAATGGTGATGTTTTTATCGACAAGATCAAGCCGCGTCTCGCCCGGTTTTTGGTTGGCACCGGCGCAAATGACGACCAAATCGGCGTCGCGGCAGTCACGGTAATCGCCATGCCAAATGTCAGCCGGCTTCGGCGCAAATACTTTCCCGTGGTTTAAGTCCATCGCATCGCCCGCTGCCTTGTTTTCATTCGCATCGATGAGCACGATTTCATCGGCAATCCCTTGATTCATTAAAGCAAACGCATAGCTGGCGCCGACAAACCCGGTGCCGACGACCGCCACCCGATTTCCTCTCCCGTTTTTCATCGAGATCCACCCTTTCTTCCTTTTTTGTGAATATATTCACAATATATTTTACGAAATGAAAGGGGAACTATACAAAAAAGATTGTGTCTATTGCTTGACCATTGTTTGTCATTTTGATGGCAAATGAACAAAAACGGGCCGGGCGCCTAGCTCCCCGTCCCGCGGTATCGCCTCACCCCAGCGTTCCAAAGCATGACCGAGACGGTGAAACAGACAGCGCCGACTGCTGGGGTGAAAAAAGCATAGCTGTACCATTCCTCTTTATCAAGAAAATAGGCAGCTGGGTAAACGCCGACAAAGGCAAACGGCAGCACCCACGTTAAAATATAGCGGATGATGCGATGGTAAATATCGACCGGGTAGCGTCCATAGCTGCTGATGTTGTACATCATCGGCATGATGGAGGTGCGGGCGTCGGCAAAAAAGCTGATCGTTGCCAGTGAAATGAAAATCCCCGCATAAATGAGCGCCCCACCAATGACAAACAACAAAAAGATAAACGCATCATACCAGTGAAACGTCAGCGACAAACGGGCGCCGGCATATGCCATGACGATCAACCCAGGGATGGCGCCAAGCAGCGATTCGAGCTCCATCCGCTCCAAAATAATTTGAAACAGGCTGTTTAGCGGGCGCGTCAACACGCGATCCATTTCGCCCTGCACAATATATCGTTCATTAAAATCCCAAAGGTTAAAAAAGGCGCCAAATACGGCATACGGGACAAGAAAAAAGCCGTAAATAAACAAAATTTCATCGCGCGACCAGCCGTGAAGCAGCGTCGTATGGCCGAACACAACAAGTAAAAACACCAAATTGACTGCCTGGGCCATAAAGTCAGACAGCCACTCCACGAACAAATCGGCTCGATATTGCAGCTTTGTCTTCATATATTGCGCCATGTATTGAAAAAAAACCGATACGTAAAACAACGTTTACCCCCCTTGCACAACGAGACGCTTTTTCGCCGCTCTCCATAACCATCCAATCGGGAAAAGCAATACGATGCACCACGTTGCCTGCAGAAGCAGGCCATCACGGACAGCAGCACCTTTAAAACTTTCTGTCATGATCATGCTTGGGATGTAGCTGATGGCTTGAAACGGGAAATACATCATCGTCCGCTGCGCCCAATCGGGATAAAAGGAAAGCGGCAAAATGAGTCCGGAAAACAAGTCGATGATAAACCGCTTCGCCCGCAGCAGCCCTTCATTTCGGAACGTAAAAAACGTCACGACCCCGGCAAGCAAGTTCAGCTCCGAAAAAATGATAAAGCTGAATAGAAGCGACAAGCCGAAAGACAGCCACGTTTTGGCGTGTCCCGGAAACTGAAGCGGCAAAAAAAGCGATACGAAAAAAAGCCCAGGCAGCGATAAAAAGAAAAGACGAAACAACCCTTCGCCAAGCCCTTGCACCGCTTTCATCCCTAAATAGCTGTACGGGCGGATCAGTTCGACCGCCACTTTTCCATCGCGGATTTCCATGGCGATTTCGCGGTCAAGATTGTTAAAATAAAACGCCCGCGCCAGCCACGAAATGGCGACATACGTCGTCATTTGCCCAAGCGACATCCCTTGCATCGATGATTTGCCGCCATAAATGGCTGACCAAAGAAAGTAATACGCTGCGATGTTAATGGCATAAATAAGAATGCCTGTATAATAGTTCGTTCGGTACGCCAGCATCATTAAAAAGCGGATGCGGACCATTTCCATGTACTTATCCACGGACAGCACCTTCTTCATAAATGTTGCGGACGATTTCTTCCGTCGGCACTTCATGAATGTGAATGTCTTGCAGCGCACAACGGGCAGCCACGCGGCTGACCACTTCCGGCACGCCTCCCGTCGGAACGTGCGCGACCCAAACGTTTGGCTGCTCACCTTTCTTCCAAACAACATCCAATCCTTCGGTCAACTGCTGCAAAAAAGCGGCGGATACCGCTTCTGCAAATGTAAAGGCGACCCGTTTCCCTTGGCCCCATCTTTCTTTCAGGCGCTCAAGCGATCCGTCGTAAATGATTTTCCCTTCATCGAGCATAATGACCCGCTCGCAAAGCGCTTCAATGTCTGACATGTCGTGCGTCGTCAGCAGAATCGTCGTGCCATACCGTTCATTCAACTGCTTTAAAAACTGGCGGATGTTGAGTTTGACAAGCACATCGAGGCCGATCGTCGGTTCATCCAAAAACAACAGCGGCGGGTTGTGAATGAGCGCGGCGGCGAGCTCGCAGCGCATCCGTTGGCCAAGCGACAGCTTGCGCACCGGCTTATCAAGCAACGGCCCGATCTCAAGCATCTCGATCACCTCGCCCATATGGCGGCGGTACTGTTCATCCGAGACGCGATACACTTTTTTCAGCAAGCGAAACGATTCTTGAACAGCAATATCCCACCACAATTGCGAACGCTGGCCGAACACAACGCCGATCGTGCGCACGAATTTTTCCCGCTCTTTATGGGGATTCATCCCGTTGACGACAATGCGCCCAGACGTTGGCGTTAAAATGCCGGTCAACATTTTGATCGTCGTCGATTTGCCGGCGCCGTTTTCGCCGATATAGCCGACGATTTCCCCTTGCTTGACGGTAAACGAAATGTCATCAACCGCTCGAACAAGCGTATAACGGCGCGTCCATAAATCGCGAAACGCTCCGACAAGGCCGGAGCGGCTTATGTGCACTTTAAATTCTTTGCGCAAATGTTCTACTTCAATCGCGTTCATCGTTCTCCTCCTGACCTCTCGTTGGCGTCAAACGAAAAAGGCGGCATGCGCCCTCCTCCTATGTTGCATTATACATAAATCCTTGCCATTTTCACCTTTTTTGTTTTTCCAGATCGGCTTGTGCGCTATGGTAAAATAAAGAGGCAGTCATCGGAAACAGGAGGATGGAACGATGCAATGGACCAAATCAGAACAATTATACGAAGAAGCGCTCCAGCACATCGTCGGTGGAGTGAACAGCCCGTCCCGCTCATACAAAGCGGTCGGCGGCGGCGCTCCAGTCGTAATGGTGCGAGCGCAAGGGGCGTATTTTTGGGATGTGGACGGAAACAAGTACATCGACTATTTGGCCGCTTACGGACCGATCATCGCCGGGCACGCTCATCCACACATCACGGAAGCCATTCGGCGGGCGGCCGAGACCGGTGTGTTGTACGGCACGCCGACGCCGCATGAGATTACATTCGCCAAAATGTTAAAAGAGGCGATCCCGTCGCTCGAGAAAGTGCGGTTTGTCAACTCGGGAACAGAGGCGGTGATGACGACGATCCGCGTCGCCCGCGCCTACACCGGACGAAGCAAAATCGTCAAATTCGAAGGCTGCTACCATGGCCATTCGGACCTTGTGCTCGTCGCCGCCGGTTCGGGGCCATCGACGTTAGGGACGCCGGACTCAGCCGGCGTGCCGCAAAGCATCGCCCAAGAAGTCATTACCGTGCCATACAATGATGTCGAATCGTTCCGCGAAGCGATGAACGTTTGGGGCGAGCAAGTCGCAGCTGTCCTCGTCGAGCCGATCGTCGGCAACTTCGGCATCGTCCCGCCTAAGCCGGGCTTTTTAGAAGCGATCAATGAGATTGCCCACATGGAAGGGGCGCTCGTCATTTACGACGAAGTGATCACTGCCTTCCGCTTTATGTACGGCGGGGCGCAAAACTTGCTCGGTGTGGAGCCCGACTTGACGGCGATGGGGAAAATCATCGGCGGGGGCTTGCCGATCGGGGCGTACGGCGGACGTCAAGACATTATGGAACAAGTCGCTCCGCTCGGACCAGCGTACCAGGCCGGGACGATGGCCGGCAACCCGGCGTCGATGCTCGCTGGCATCGCCTGCCTTGAAGTGTTGAAACAAGAGGGCGTCTATGAGCATCTCGACCGATTGGGAGCGATGCTGGAAGAAGGCATCGTTGCCCACGCCCGCCAATGCGGCCTTCCGGTGACCGTCAACCGCTTAAAAGGCGCGCTCACCGTCTTCTTCACTGACGAAAAAGTGGAAAACTACAAGCAAGCCCAGCGCAGCGACGGCGAGTTGTTTGCGAAATTTTTCAAGCTCATGCTCAAACAAGGGATCAATCTCGCGCCGTCGAAATACGAAGCATGGTTTATCACCCTCGCCCATACAGAAGACGACATCGCCTACACGATCGACGCGGTCGGCAAGGCGTTCCGGCAGCTTTGAACACCATAAATTTCCTTCGTGTTTATTGCAAAATAAAAATGCAGAGATCTGCAGAGAATTTGGCTTAGGCCAACTTGACATGGAGTGGGGGCGTGATAGCCTTTTTAGGCATAGCCAGCCCTTGATTGCTGGCTTTTTAATCACGTCCCCAGAGGCTCCATGTCAAGTTGTCATTCTCTGCAC is a window of Geobacillus kaustophilus DNA encoding:
- the perR gene encoding peroxide-responsive transcriptional repressor PerR; the protein is MTVSDNEQLKEALDMLKKTGIRITPQRHAILEYLISSMSHPTADEIYKALEGKFPNMSVATVYNNLRVFKEIGLVKELTYGDSSSRFDFVTSNHYHVICEECGKIVDFHYPALDEVEQLAAHVTGFKVDHHRMEVYGICPDCQKSGAPAHSH
- the bcp gene encoding thioredoxin-dependent thiol peroxidase, with the translated sequence MTIAIGQPALDFTLPASNGKMVSLSDFRGRYVVLYFYPKDMTPGCTAEACDFRGRHAQFAELNAVILGVSTDPMKRHKAFIEKYELPFLLLSDEQHEVAEMYRVWKKKKNFGKEYMGIERSTFIIAPDGTLVQEWRGVKVKGHVDEVLAEVARLASSR
- a CDS encoding potassium channel family protein, producing the protein MDYAFLGVVAAVLLGSITSLWTVRVQATHRLSLDSLWVLVQWYLTMLLGFAMIYMILQANGHAVFTPSPNSASKDRLSLLEDSLYLSGMTLLSVGYGDVTPIGVGRWIAIAEALLGYIMPAVIVTRTVFDWDHR
- a CDS encoding L-lactate dehydrogenase, which produces MKNGRGNRVAVVGTGFVGASYAFALMNQGIADEIVLIDANENKAAGDAMDLNHGKVFAPKPADIWHGDYRDCRDADLVVICAGANQKPGETRLDLVDKNITIFRSIVESVMASGFQGLFLVATNPVDILTYATWKFSGLPHERVIGSGTILDTARFRFLLGDYFAVAPTNVHAYIIGEHGDTELPVWSQADIGGVPIRKLVESKGEEARKELERIFVNVRDAAYQIIEKKGATYYGIAMGLARVTRAILHNENAILTVSAYLDGPYGERDVYIGVPAVINRNGIREVIEIELDEEEKKWFRRSAATLKGVLARYFA
- a CDS encoding ABC transporter permease, whose product is MFYVSVFFQYMAQYMKTKLQYRADLFVEWLSDFMAQAVNLVFLLVVFGHTTLLHGWSRDEILFIYGFFLVPYAVFGAFFNLWDFNERYIVQGEMDRVLTRPLNSLFQIILERMELESLLGAIPGLIVMAYAGARLSLTFHWYDAFIFLLFVIGGALIYAGIFISLATISFFADARTSIMPMMYNISSYGRYPVDIYHRIIRYILTWVLPFAFVGVYPAAYFLDKEEWYSYAFFTPAVGAVCFTVSVMLWNAGVRRYRGTGS
- a CDS encoding ABC transporter permease, which gives rise to MDKYMEMVRIRFLMMLAYRTNYYTGILIYAINIAAYYFLWSAIYGGKSSMQGMSLGQMTTYVAISWLARAFYFNNLDREIAMEIRDGKVAVELIRPYSYLGMKAVQGLGEGLFRLFFLSLPGLFFVSLFLPLQFPGHAKTWLSFGLSLLFSFIIFSELNLLAGVVTFFTFRNEGLLRAKRFIIDLFSGLILPLSFYPDWAQRTMMYFPFQAISYIPSMIMTESFKGAAVRDGLLLQATWCIVLLFPIGWLWRAAKKRLVVQGG
- a CDS encoding ABC transporter ATP-binding protein, giving the protein MNAIEVEHLRKEFKVHISRSGLVGAFRDLWTRRYTLVRAVDDISFTVKQGEIVGYIGENGAGKSTTIKMLTGILTPTSGRIVVNGMNPHKEREKFVRTIGVVFGQRSQLWWDIAVQESFRLLKKVYRVSDEQYRRHMGEVIEMLEIGPLLDKPVRKLSLGQRMRCELAAALIHNPPLLFLDEPTIGLDVLVKLNIRQFLKQLNERYGTTILLTTHDMSDIEALCERVIMLDEGKIIYDGSLERLKERWGQGKRVAFTFAEAVSAAFLQQLTEGLDVVWKKGEQPNVWVAHVPTGGVPEVVSRVAARCALQDIHIHEVPTEEIVRNIYEEGAVRG
- a CDS encoding glutamate-1-semialdehyde 2,1-aminomutase yields the protein MQWTKSEQLYEEALQHIVGGVNSPSRSYKAVGGGAPVVMVRAQGAYFWDVDGNKYIDYLAAYGPIIAGHAHPHITEAIRRAAETGVLYGTPTPHEITFAKMLKEAIPSLEKVRFVNSGTEAVMTTIRVARAYTGRSKIVKFEGCYHGHSDLVLVAAGSGPSTLGTPDSAGVPQSIAQEVITVPYNDVESFREAMNVWGEQVAAVLVEPIVGNFGIVPPKPGFLEAINEIAHMEGALVIYDEVITAFRFMYGGAQNLLGVEPDLTAMGKIIGGGLPIGAYGGRQDIMEQVAPLGPAYQAGTMAGNPASMLAGIACLEVLKQEGVYEHLDRLGAMLEEGIVAHARQCGLPVTVNRLKGALTVFFTDEKVENYKQAQRSDGELFAKFFKLMLKQGINLAPSKYEAWFITLAHTEDDIAYTIDAVGKAFRQL